TCTTGCCTTCTCTCGCCATGTCGAACGCCAAGAACGGATCGGAGACGACGTACTTCACTGCCATCGCCAACCGCGACGTTGAGGCACTGAAGGCGCTCATCGCGCAGAACCGCAACGTGAACGAGGTGGCGCAGGACCCGGTGCTGTATCACCGTACGCCGCTGCACATATGCGTCTGGGAAAACTTCGTGGAGGGTGCGAAGCTGCTACTGGACGCGGGTGCGGATGTGAACGCTCTTGACGACCTGCACGACTCCCCGTACCTGCTTTCCGGCGCTGAGGGGCGGCAGGAGATCATGGAGCACATCTACAAGAACGCTGAGCGAACCATGCGGTACGGAAGCCAGACGAGCCTCCGCATGAAGACGAGCGTGCCGGACCACTCCATCGTCAACCGGTTTGGCGGATCTGCACTGATCCCCGCCTGCGAGCGTGGTCACGTGGAGATGGTGCGCCTGCTTCTGCAGAAGGGTGTCGACGTGAACCACTACAACTACTACCACTGGACTGGTCTACTGGAGGCTATCGAGCTTGGCGGCGATGATCGTGAGCACGTCGATATTGTGCGGCTGCTCATCGAGAACGGTGCAGATGTTAACCAGGTGGATGGTGCCGGCAAGACGCCCCTGTATCTCGCGCGCAAGCGCAAGTACAAGCGGattgccgcgctgctggaggccgCTGGCGGCCACGAGTgatatatacatatataaGAAGGGACACGGAGGATGCATCCAGGGCAAGGAGGCCATGGAAACCGATCTGCCAGCAGTCGCAAGCGCGCATCAGCCATCAAAGCTCGCACACGACCACACCGGCACCTACACGCGCATCATTCGGGTAAGCAGTGATGCTGCAGTGCAGCACTCCCTTTATTCATACCTTGTTAGAGTGTTTTGCGTGTCTTGCTGCTTTCAAGTCGTTCGGTGAGACCCCAGCGGCCTTTCGCCACTCGCTTGTGCCGCTCCGCCGATCCTTCTCCCTCGCGCGCCATGCGCGACACTACTGAGGCTTCTTTTCGACCTCCGTCGGTGAGCCACCTCTGAAAGTGGGCTCGCACCCCCGGATGccagggaggagggcacaCCTCTCGATGCATGGCATCACAGGGCCCAGCACACCCCCTCTCTGAGCGAGAGCACaaccgcccctcccctccacccgTGCCAATACCCACCTACCTCTAGCGCTGGCAGGGTCAGGCGCCTACGATGCGAGGAGGTGACAGATACTGattgctgctgatgtcggcggccaggccctggatggcgtggcgtcggagcgacctgctGCAGTGCACGCGTCTGACCCACCCGCAtgatgggcagcgtgtcCGCGCGACCCGAGCGTATCTgacccccggccctcacactgcctactggtgggtggggagcctgagccaccgcgagggatgcagcacgtggcgaccggcacgaGGGTagctgctgcgaggcgacctgcggggcggcggtggtggcccgTGCTTGAGGCGGAAGCCGTGCTTGGACGACTGAGCCGGCGTATTGCTGTAGCGCGTCTCTAgggctgcttcgcacgaCGCGATGTGGTGGGGGCGTGTGATCGGCCGTGTAGTGGcggagtggtggtggtggtggtggtggtggtggtgggggctTCGAGCTCACGCGCCCCACGGcggcgaaaaagaaaaggatgAAGAGTGGCCCCGCGCATCTCTgtgcgcttctctctctccttgcgGGCGTGCGCAGGTGTTTGGGCATCACGTTGTTGTTGTAACGTTTTCGGCTTGCTACCTTCTTTGACGTCGtgccctctttctctttttttaTCGGCTGATggttgtatgtgtgtgtctgtctggttgtgtgtgtgtgtgtgtctctgtctggttgtgtgtgcgtgggctTCACTCGATGACAGCTCTCTCGtccgctttttttttgttggcTTTGTatttctccccctcccttcaccACGTCGCTTGCACGCTCCCTctcctgcggcagcggccgaaCAGCTCGAAATGTGAAAgggatgggggagagagaaagcgagcTAGTGGACAGTGctcgaggcagaggcagaacACGGTGACATGTGCGCACCTTCCTGGGGTAGGAATGGGTCTGTGCTGGGCGCTGCAATGCacgatgtgtgtgtgtgtgtgtgtgggcaaGGCCACTCGTACGCCGTCTGCGCCAAGCACAGAGGAACACACTGTAGGCGACTCCACGAATAGCCGCGCGTGCTCTGCACACGAAAGGCGCTTGCAGCAGAGTCGAGAAGAAAAACGGGTCCGTCCTTGCGTTTCTGCGCAGGTGTCTCCTGTGGTTCCGATCGTCTggcccttctccctcttgtgCTCATCTTTCCGTCACCATCGCCAGCAACGCACCTTCGcaaccacaaaaaaaagcaaagcTTCTCTTCCTTGATCTCTCCACCCGAGCAGTCGCGCGGATAGCCACGCCTACGCAGCTAGGCGAATCATAAAAAGGCAAAACAACAGATACAGAGAACAGCGCAGCGGGTGAAACGATGGACCCGACtctgaaggagctgctgcacgccaACCTGGAGTGGATTTTTGTCGGCGGCAAGGGCGGCGTGGGCAAAACAACCACCTCTTGTGCGTTGGCTACCTTGTTTGCCACGACGCCAATCAGCGATGCCGCGTCGCCAGGAGGCACGCGGCCGCGACGGGTGCTGCTGATCTCGACGGATCCTGCGCACAACCTCAGTGACGCCTTCAACCAGCGCTTCGGCCCACATCCGACACCGGTGAAAGGGCTGGAGGAATCCTTGGCTGCCATGGAGGTGGATCCGAAGAACTTCACCCACGGTGCGTTGATGAGCTCCCTGACAGGGGCGAAGAGTGACGGCAGTGCTTCGTCCTTGTCCGCGGAAGCGGAGGCAGACGCCGCCCAGCACACCGCCAGCTTTGCTCGTATTGGTGCAGTTCtcaaggaggcggcgcgcacgaTGCCCGGCATCGACGAGATCTCTGTGTTTGCAGAAATTCTGCACTACGTCCGCACGCTGTTCTACGACCTGCTCATCTTCGACACCGCGCCGACGGGCCacacgctgcgcctgctggcATTGCCACAGACACTGAGCAGTACGTTTGACAAGTTGATGAGCCTGGAGGGCTTGGCGCCGATGATAGAGGCGGCCTCGCACCTTATCGGCACCAACCTCGGAGCTCTCGGTGGTGCTTGTGGTGACACCGCGGGCTCCTGCGAGCAAGCAACAGCTGCGCCTTCGCTGTCGAGCGCAGCTCCCGGCGAAGgctcagcggctgcggcctcGTCGCAGAGCAGGTGGTGCATCACCGCAGACGAAGTCCGCTCGACAGCGCTTCACTGGCGTCAGacgatggaggaggtgcaggcTCGCTTCAATGACCCGAACCGCACCAGCTTCGTCTGCGTCTGCATTGCCGAGTTTTTGAGCGTCTACGAGACAGAGAGGCTTGTGCAGGAGCTCATGAAGTACAACATTGGCTGCGACAGCATCGTGGTGAACCAGCTCGTGCTGAAGCCGTCGTCAGAGCCGCCGTGTCGCATGTGCTCGGCTCGACAAAAGATTCAGGCGAAGTACCTTGAGCAGATTGATCTCCTGTACGAGGACTTCCACGTCGTGAAGATGCCGCTGCTCAGTGACGAGGTGCGCGGCGTCCCGGCTCTGAAGAAGTTTGCGCGCTTCTTGCAGGAGCCGTACAGTCCGGACACACATGGCTACATCGACGTCCAGGAGCCTTGCTAATGAGCCAGCGTGTGTCGATGTCGATGCTGGAGAAAGGGCATCCCAAATCCGCGTGGGGGCGAGGGTTCCCACGCTGTGCTGATGACAGGACTGTGTGCTCGTGCGAGCGCTCTCGACAGGGCCAGGGAAGGGTCGGGAGTGCGTGGGAGATGGGCGGGCCAGATGCACGGGCCCTCCAGCTGCTCTGGCGCCGTTTTTCTTTGCTCCTTTGATGCTCGTCTGCCGGGCCCTTGTTCTGTGCGACGCCGTGCTACGGCAGGAAAGCGAGCGACATACGAATCACACTTTTCGGCCCCGCCCTTTTCCCTGGCACACCACACATGTGAGCACACCCGATGACGCAGAAAACCGGctgacacacgcacatgatgtgcgcgtgcacacagcgACGCTCGCGTTTGCGTGCACTTCTACGCGTCGTCTtttggggaggggagggcattttttttttgaccGAATTcctgtcgccaccgcctcccttGCGACGCCTGGCCACGCGGCGCCCTTCAACGATCAgtgggtgctgcagctgtggcTGTTGCTAACGGATAACATCGAGCAAGCTGCCTACTCTCTTGGTTCGTCGCACAGCTCGACCACGCCTCATCACGGTCATGTAGCCCGGCAAAGGTATAGAAGCCCGACTCTCGTGGAGAGGACGgcgctcgtgtgcgtgctcgtggtTGTGAGCCCATTGGTCACCACATGTGCGTCGAGTAGCTGGCCATACTATTCCTCTCTGATGACTGTCTGCTGCCTCGCCCGTACCCCGTGCTCGCCAACGAGCGGGTAGAGAGCGGCGGACCCGTGCAGAAGAAtggtggtggttgtggtGCAAGCGTGAGGCCACACGCAGAGGTACAGGcggagaggcacacacgtAGGTGAGGCGCTCTACCGCACTGCTTCGGCGTGGTGCGGTGCTCATCGACTCTGGACGTCCACGTTCTGCTTTATGTGTTTGAATTTTGCTTCGCCTCCCGCTTGCGTATTTCGGCGCTGCTTTTCTCCTACTCGTCTTATCATCCCTCTTTTGTTGGGCTTCCCCACCCATCCGCCTCCCGCGTCTCGCTCTTCTGTTGGCTACTCAATCGGTGCCTGCACAGCGGCCgaccaacacacacacacacacacacacacacacgcgcgcgcgcacatggTCAGCACAAGCAGTCACAATCCGCCAAGAGCGAACACGTGAAGCACAGTTCTAAGCCGTTGCCTCCGCACAGGCCACCATCGCACGACGATAAggcggcgagagaggaagaagggtAGGGGCTTTTGtagcctctctctctctctcctctctctctctctctcctctctctctctcctctctctctctctcctctctctctctctcctctctctctctcctctctctctctctcctctcgaCAGCGACGCACCAATAGAGGTCCTCCGGAAACCAAACCAAAccgaagagaggaggaggaggaggaggagacaaCGGTGACGCGACTGAGCGACAGCACGGcaacgtgtgcgtgtgtgcgtatcgTGTACGCTTCTTGCCTTCCTTGTtattgttgttgttctcggGTGTGTGAGAGCGAGGCAGGTGGGCaagagcggctgcggcactcCGCTTGCTCATCTCCTTCGGACCTTCTTCGACCTGCATTCATCCCTGCCCGCTCTCTTCTGCACGTCCCCGCCctcacgcgcacagacgTCAGGAGAcgcaggtgtgtgtggaggaggaggaggaggagggggtaggCAAAAAAAAGCTTTCCTCCAATcctcccgccctccccttccATTGCCATCTTTCGTGCTTTCACACACCACGGTCATGTAGACCCCgtcaccctcctcctcagaCACTCGCACAGCCCGCCATTTTCTTTTCCAAGGACGGCTCAGCCCTCCTAGCGGCATGCCCGGGTGCCACGTACCTCCTGCACGACCGAcgcgcggcgtcggtgccCGCTCCTTTGAGGATGGCTCGCTGATATCCACCACATCTCCGCCGGCAAGCACCATACCCGACGCTACCTGCAAGCGTGCATCAAGTCTCAGTAGAAagcaactgcagcagcgccgggaggagcagctgcgccatgcCCTAGAGCACACAAGCCCGTCCCAG
The genomic region above belongs to Leishmania major strain Friedlin complete genome, chromosome 11 and contains:
- a CDS encoding anion-transporting ATPase-like protein, with the protein product MDPTLKELLHANLEWIFVGGKGGVGKTTTSCALATLFATTPISDAASPGGTRPRRVLLISTDPAHNLSDAFNQRFGPHPTPVKGLEESLAAMEVDPKNFTHGALMSSLTGAKSDGSASSLSAEAEADAAQHTASFARIGAVLKEAARTMPGIDEISVFAEILHYVRTLFYDLLIFDTAPTGHTLRLLALPQTLSSTFDKLMSLEGLAPMIEAASHLIGTNLGALGGACGDTAGSCEQATAAPSLSSAAPGEGSAAAASSQSRWCITADEVRSTALHWRQTMEEVQARFNDPNRTSFVCVCIAEFLSVYETERLVQELMKYNIGCDSIVVNQLVLKPSSEPPCRMCSARQKIQAKYLEQIDLLYEDFHVVKMPLLSDEVRGVPALKKFARFLQEPYSPDTHGYIDVQEPC